Within the Syngnathus scovelli strain Florida chromosome 6, RoL_Ssco_1.2, whole genome shotgun sequence genome, the region GAATAAAATGTACTTACCTTTCCAGCAATTGTGTGTTGCTGCTACACGCTAGGGCGGACATGAGTTTATTTGCCTCACTGGCTACAGATGCATTCTTAAACTGGGCCCAGCCAAACTCCCACTCCGCCTCGTCCCCAGATGCTATGGCACTGCAGTATACTGCATCTCTCAGGTGTGGCTGGATCCTGTCAGAGAAATACAATGAGGGttgcattttgtatttgttcaacAACATTAAAGACTGTGTGGAGTATAAAATATATTATGAAGAACACACGAGTTATGTTGAGGGTTTTGCATCCATTGTTCGAACCAAGTGCTGGTCAATTTTTGGCACTGTGTTATTCCAGTCTGACAGGCCATTTGGATGGCATTCACCTGATTGTACCTGCAGGGAGAAACAACATGGCCATCAGCTTGGTGTGCAATTGGTCCATTTGTTCTGTATACCTTTGACTACACTATGTTCATCCTCCCTGACTGAAGGTGGTAGGAGTGCAATACTTCTTAAAGTTAGTTTTGAAAACTCATCCGGTGTTGTCTTCTCATCAAAATGCTACCATGACTACAAATCAATTATTGGATTATTAATATATCATTAAAGCTCCTGAACAGGTAAAAACTTTGTCTACCTTGATGACATCATATCAGCAAATAAGCTACAATTTTCCACAACAACCAACAAATGTCAAACTTCATACATGGTCTGAAACCTCAACGCAGTATGGACCTATCACTAGTGCAGTGGTTCTTGACCTAGTTGGACGTACCGAACCTCACCAGTTTCATACGCGCATTCactgaacccctctttagtgaaaaataaaatagtttttttcaaattcaagacatagatgtttttgacTGGTGCGCAAAATGAGCCGTGTATGAGCATCACCTTCTTcagagaacaaaaccaacacaatgcatgaactcacaacaaagtaCATACCTGCAAATTAGTGTGACTTCTGTTTTGGCCTTTGCGAGCCAGTTTAGATAtgtcatcacgaatttacacgataaatcaagtgtgtttgGACcttcgcagtggaggctctgccgaacccttgagaccgactcaccaaaCCCCTATGGttggaacccaggttaagaaccactgcactaGTGGAAGTCATGTGGAGGATTAAACAGGTAATACCCATTACCATGGACTCCTTTGTGTTGTTCTTGTAAGTATATTTTCCCCATATTTGTAAGTGGCCAGGTGTGGACAACCTGATATACTCACTGGTCTGTGTGTCTCTGAGGAATCTGGATCCAATCTGACGTCATGTTTTTGAAATACAGGTAGAGAGGCGTGACTAACTTCTTCATGTACTCCTGGAAGTGTTTCAAAGAGATGAGTGAAGTCCAGACTGTAAATGTTACTTTCCAAAACTACACAGTAGAACAAACATGACAATGGGTCGAAAAGTGACTCTTTACGTACCTGCATAGGGTGGTAGACTTCAGTTTGGTCCAACATAAGGTAATAATAGTGAAAGTTATTCAAAGCAGTCTGCCAGGGAATGTACTCAGTCTCAGCATATAAATAAGATGTGGTTCTCAGAGCAAGTGAGGCAGAGACGAGACCAGCTCTGCAAAGGGAACAAAAATATCGATGGGTTATCGAATTTATAACTTGGTTATAATGAATGAATCTTCTTCCCAGTTTTTTCACTATTCAGAGgtacttttgttttcatttttttctgttttgttttgctgggAAATAGTCAATGTTATCCTTGAATTTAATTGGTCGAAggaatagaagaaaaaaaatcgatgGAATTTGCTAACAATTTAGTTAATGTTGTAGTAGATTTTAACAAATTTCCTGTAAATGATTGGGAACGGAGCAAAAATATTACAGACACACTTGAGTTCTCTACCTGGCCAGATTAAAGGCATCATCCACAAGTTGGGCTCTGTTTGTTAGTGGTATAACCTGCACAAGAGATTTAAATGTTCACACACAACATATTAGCGTATATATTTATTCCACAAagaagacagaaccacaaagtaaTTAGAGTTGATATCAGTATACTGTACCTGATGATCGTTGATAAGCTGAGAAAAAAGTCTTTCCCAGTTTCCTAGATCATAATTTACCCGATAATAACCTGTGACGTTGATATTAGCAAGAATCCACAAGCCGTCACTCTTCATCTTCATGTTTACAGCTAAAAGGAGCAAAgtgcatgataaaaaaaaataaaataaatagtttCTGGACTGATGTTAAAAATCGTTTTAGTAAGATTTGCCCTTCAGTGTAGGTCAGACTATCAACTTGAGCATCTACAGAGAGATATTTGTTCCATACCTGTTTTCTTCAACAGCCACCAGGTATCTCTTTGGACCTCACCAGACTTCATCCATTGAATAGGAATTAGCCACTCATAGCTGTAAAATTTATAATAAAAGCAAATTGTAaagcatatatatttttatatttagtcCAATCTATTTATacagtttcttttatttatttatttatttatttatttatttatttattaattttaaaaagagTGAAGTACATACTTATATGGTGATTGCAATGATCTGTTGGTCTGAGCGTCCAGCAAGAAGTGCTTCTGAGATACTTGTCCTGTGGAAGTATCAATGGTAACGACAGGGAAGCCCATCTGGAGTATCCACCGATTCATGATGTCATGAACTTGACGAGGAAGATATATATCGTTGGCTTTCACCGCCTGTTGACAAAGATTACACAATTTTCAGATTTCTGACGAGGCTTGCCCCATTTTTGTCTGACGTATTCATGGTACTCAGTTGCACCACTTGTCACATTGGAATTATCTAAGCATATTATGGTTTTTTTTTGAAGATTCCATTAAACCGCACTACATTTACAGTAAATATTTTTCCCCTTGTCATATGATATAGTTACAGGTGCTTTACAAAACCAAATATAAAATTACATGAACAACTTGCAGTTTTATGTTTGATATGGTATttaataagtgtgtgtgttgttttccaTGCATTTCACACTATTGATCATATGATCACTTGTGCATTTTGACCATATCATATTTTAACGGAAGCTTGCATTAGCTGGGATTTGAACTTAATGTTGAACTTAAATCAATACCAATAGCgatgaagaaaaacattcagTAAAATATTTGGCTCTTTATAGGCTCTGCAATAAGTAAaataaaactaaaccaaactccTTACCATTTGCAAATTGTGCCATAGGTCATTTCCTATTGTGTTACTGTAGGCAAAGTGGCTCAAGTATTTCTGGAGAAGAAAGACAAGCACATTATGCTACATTAGATTtgcaattaccgtaatttccggactataatctGCACCTGAATATAAATCGCACCAGCAAAAATTAGGGGGAAATCCTGTTTTGTTGATATATAAATCACACCAAACTATAAGCCGCAAttgttttaaatgaaatgtgCTCATTTCTATTTCCTGTATAACCAAAACAAAGCATTTTACattatcataaaaatcatgatAAATCCATAGATAAGCAGCACCGCACTATTATATAGTATAAAATAGCCTGTGGAAAAAGCAGcgtcttatagtctggaaattacaTCATTTATGGGTTCTGGACAACATTGCTAATTGTTCTATATCAATTCTAAGAACGATACATACATTGAGTCCTTGGACGAAGACGGGCTCTGACAGGAAACTAGACAACATTCTCAAGACTGCTGCACCCTAGGGAACAGAAAGTTGTGTTTTGAAACTTGCAACAATGTATTGGAACTTTTTCATTTAATCTTGGAAAATATCAGAGGTGGTAAATCCAGATTCAGAGAGGAAAAACCCTGTCACTGTTTGGCTTTATCTATAggagctttgcagctttttcctaCAGTACGtgcacatgcatgtgtgtgtgtgtgtgttaaaccTTGCTGTATGAGATGGTGTCAAACTGCTGACTGATGTGCTCAGGCAGTAGAATACTGTCTTCTTTCGAAGACAAAGGGTGAGAGGAGGTCAAGGCATCAACTGCAAACGCTCTGTGGGTTTCTTTCAGAATTATCTGATCCTTCTagaacaaagaaacagagatatATAATCAGTTTCTGGTGTTCACAATAGAGATTTATgtaggaaagggaaaaaaaaatgtacaagcACATCATACCATTCCAAACAGTAACATTAGCGACAACACACAACTAACGACTTGAACAACTATcgtgaaaaatgtaaaaatctgTTTGTCAAAATTGCCCAATATCTGCAGTGGTTTTTGAATGAAGTCAAACAATTATTACTGTGCATTAGCaagaaaacaagctgcaaatacAAAAATAGAAAGATTGAAATAAGGTCCTCACCAAGCCCCATGTTGGCTCATAATAGTCAGCTGCTAGATAAGAGACATACGAAGCAAAGCCCTCATTGAGCCACACCTCATTCCACCACCTCAGGGTCACCAGGTTACCAAACCACTGCATCAGAGAATCAAATCACACAACTTTACTGATTCAGTCAACTTGAAGGACTCATTTTAAGTGTGAGAATGTGATCATCAGCAAACCATGTGTGCCAGTTCATGGGCAATGATGGTGGCTGTGCTCTGTTTATTTTGACCGGAGGAGGTCAAAGGGCTGTATAGCAGTTTGGTTTCTCTGTATGTCACCAAACCCCAATTCTCCATCGCCCCATAATAGAAGTCTGGCAGAGCGATTTGATCTATGAGATAAAGCAGCAGAGAAAGTATTGATTGGACGGTCTTTGGAGGCATCAAAAACATGTAGGTGAACAATATGAAGAACTCCAGAATAATTcttatttataaaataaaagtgtAAGTTTAAGGGGAAAATTGTATTTTTCTCCTAATCTAACCCAACTTCCTCAAAGGATAGGAGATGTTGTAATAGAATTGAAGGAATTCCAAAACGGGTCCCGTCACATTGAGCGCATAGTTTCCTTGTCCTTGCTCCATGGACTTCCTCCGGGCCCAGACACGTAACTGAAAACACACCCATGTTTTAGTCCACACATGACTTTTTCTTTAATCTAAATTAagaaaagaaattaaaataacacaagtatttatataaatatatgtattcACCTTTTAATAGCATGTGGGTTGACAGTAATTGGAGACAGCAAAATAGTTACTGTATTCATGTTTACCTAAACTCAATACTTAATtttcagaaaatatttttcacaaatgtgatgtcaaaaaatatatagatatattctTAATATGAGTTACCAAGATGTCATCCTGCACAGAATTGACGTGTGTGTAGTCTGAGATGACAATAGCCAATAGATATGTTGACATTTTCTTAGTTGGCTCAAATCTGGTCCTCGTCACAGCTATGCCGTCAATAGTGGTGTTAACAGCCTCTAAAATGAACACAAAGGATCAATCAAATAATTAATTCACGTGTAAAGCAAAAGAGGCAGAGAGCCTATATACAATATGAATAAATGCTGACCTGTTTCATTGCCATTGGACAAGGCAACAGTTTGGGGTGGGTGGATGAGAGTTATGTTGAAAACAGCTTTCATAGCTGGTTCATCGAAACAAGGAAAGGTTTTTCTTGCGTGAGTCGGATGCATCTGAGAGCTAGCAATAATCCTGTGAATGAGTCATAATCAATCTGAGCACCTGACTTTACCTCACTCAAAACAAATCTTAAAATACTGCACAGAAATATGCAGTAGAATATACCTTCTGGCTCCATCCTCCACATATTCACTTCTGTATAGGCCAGCTAAGTCATCAGCCAGCTCTCCAGTGAACTCAGTGTGCAGAAGGTATGTCTCGTCTTTGGTTAAAATATCATTTAGCTGAACCACCATGTACTGTGTCTTTGGCTGCAACCAGGTGGATCTAATACTTGGAACGTAACCATTGCCTgcataaaaatacaaacaagtgAGATATGCTCGCTACCATTTATTTGAACCATGCACTGAAATAGTCGTCAAATCACATTGCACATATCTAGACAAACTTATTTAGACAATCTCAGCAGTGTCCTTCAGTAAAGTTTGTATTATATGGTTTTGACTTGAATGGACTTAAACAAAATACTTCACCACTTTTCATTGAAACTTACAAGTTTTATAACCAAGGTAGAAGTTTCTGGGACATTTGTCGACCAGCATTCATATTGGTTGTCCTTCACTGAGGTCTCTGCGCTTGGTATATGGTTTTACCTTCAGCAGACTAAAAGGAAATGTCTTAAAAAACCCTAagccaaaccctaacccaaaagaaaatgcttaaaaaaaactaaccctaacccaccacTCATTAAAATTACACCCAGGGCAGGAGTTTTGCTGACATTTGTTGACCAAACATTCCCTTCATTGTGGCCTGTTAGCTCAGTTGGTTAGAGCATGGTGCTAATAACGCCGAGGTCATGGGTTCGACCCCCATATGGGCCACTGTCTTTGCTTATGTGTGCTGCTTGTACTGCAAAAGTTCTCGCTGAGCATGCTGTTCTTGGTGGGTTGATATTTTCCATCACTGGGGTGTCATACATTGTATATGGTTTCATCTTCAGCAGACTCAAAGGAAATCCCTCGTCACTCTTCTCATTAAAATGTTTGACTAAACCAAGGCGGGACATTTGAGGACATTTGTTAACCAGATGCAGACTAAATTGTGGCCTGTTAGCTCAGATGGTCAGAGCGTGGTGCTAATAACGCCAAGGTCATGGGTTCGACCCCCATATGGGCCACTGCTCTTCCTTATGAGTGCTCCAGATCTGTAATGTTGCCAAAGTCCTCACTTGGACATGTTGTTCTTAATGGGTTGATATTTTCTATCACTGAGGTGTCATACATTGTATATGGTTTTATCTTCAGCAGGACCTAAATTTAAAAGGCAGGACTTTTGGGGACATTTGTTGACCAGATGCAGACTGAACTGTGGCCTGTTAGCTCAGTTGGTCAGAGCGTGGTGCTAATAACGCCAAGGTCATGGGTTCGACCCCCATATGGGCCACTGCTCTTCCTTATGAGTGCTCCAGATCTGTAATGTTGCCAAAGTCCTCACTTGGACATGTTGTTCTTAATGGGTTGATATTTTCTATCACTGAGGTGTCACACATTGTATATGGTTTTATCTTCAGCAGGACCTAATTTTGAAAGGCAGGACTTTTGGGGACATTTGTTGACCAGATGCAGACTAAACTGTGGCCTGTTAGCTCAGTTGGTCAGAGCGTGGTGCTAATAACGCCAAGGTCATGGGTTCGACCCCCATACGGGCCACTGTCCTTCCTTATGAGTGCTCCAGATCTGTAATGTTGCCAAAGTCCTCACTTGGACATGTTGTTCTTAATGGGTTGATATTTTCCATCACTGAGGTGTCATAGATTGTATATGGTTTTATCTTCAGCAggacttaatttttttaaaaggcaGGACTTTTGGGGACATTTGTTGACCAGATGCAACCAAAACTGCGGCCTGTTAGCTCAGTTGGTTAGAGCGTGGTGCTAATAACGCTAAGGTCGTGGGTTCGACCCCCATACAGGCCACTGCCCTTCCTTATGAGTGCTCCAGATCTGTAATGTTGCCAAAGTCCTCACTCGGACATGTTGTTCTTAATGGGTTGATATTTTCCATCACTGAGGTGTCATACATTGTATATGGTTTTATCTTCAGCAGGCCCAAAGGAAATCCCTCGTCACTCCACTCATTGAAATGTTAATTTTTAAACgcaaggcaggactttttgggaCATTTGTTGACCAGATGCAGACTAACATATGGCCTGTTAGCTCAGTTGGTTAGAGCGTGCTGCTAATAACGCCAAGGTCATGGGTTCGACCCCCATACAGACCACAGTTGTTACTTATGTGTGCTCCAGATCTGTAATGTTGCCAAAGTCCTCACTTGGACGTATTTTTCTTAATGGGTTGAGGTTGTCGTTCATTGAGCTCTCATCACTTGGTACATGGTTTTATCTTCAGCAGACCAAAAGGAAATCCCTCATCACTCCTCTCGTTAAAATGTTCCAATCTTTAAACCAAGGCAGGACTTTGGGGGACATTTGTTGACCAGATGCACACCAAGCTGTGGCCTGTTAGCTCAGATGGTTAGAGCATGGTGCTAATAACGCCAAGGTCATGGGTTCGACCCCCATATGGGCCACTGTCCTTCCTTATGAGTGCTCCAGATCTGTAATGTTGCCAATGTCCTCACTTGGACATGTTCTTAATGGGTTGATATTTTCTATCACTGAGGTGTCATACATTGGATATGGTTTTATCTTCAGCAGAACCGATTTTTAAAAGGCAGGACTTTTGCGGACATTTGTTTACCAGATGCAGACTAAACTGTGGCCTGTTAGCTCAGTTGGTCAGAGCGTGGTGCTAATAACGCAAAGGTCATGGGTTCGACCCCCATATGGGCCACTGCTCTTCCTTATGAGTGCTCCAGATCTGTAATGTTGCCAAAGTCCTCACTTGGACATGTTGTTCTTAATGGGTTGATATTTTCTATCACTGAGGTGTCATACATTGTATATGGTTTCTTCTTCAGCACGATGTAAATTTAAAAGGCAGGACTTTTGGGGACATTTGTTGACCAGATGCACACCAAACAGTGGCCTGTTAGCTCAGTTGGTTAGAGCGTGGTGCTAATAACGCCAAGGTCATGGGTTCGACCCCCATATGGGCCACTGCTCTTCCTTATGAGTGCTCCAGATCTGTAATGTTGCCAAAGTCCTCACTTGGACATGTTGTTCTTAATGGGTTGATATTTTCTATCACTGAGGTGTCACACATTGTATATAGTTTTATCTTCAGCAGGATCTAATTTTAAAAGGCAGGACTTTTGGGGACATTTGTTGACCAGATGGAGACTAAATTGTGGCCTGTTAGCTCAGTTGGTCAGAGCGTGGTGCTAATAACGCCAAGGTCATGGGTTCGACCCCCATATGGGCCACTGCTCTTCCTTATGAGTGCTCCAGATCTGTAATGTTGCCAAAGTCCTCACTTGGACATGTTGTTCTTAATGGGTTGATATTTTCTATCACTGAGGTGTCACACATTGTATATAGTTTTATCTTCAGCAGGACCTAATTTTAAAAGGCAGGACTTTTGGGGACATTTGTTGACCAGATGGAGACTAAATTGTGGCCTGTTAGCTCAGTTGGTCAGAGCGTGGTGCTAATAACGCCAAGGTCATGGGTTCGACCCCCATATGGGCCACTGCTCTTCCTTATGAGTGCTCCAGATCTGTAATGTTGCCAAAGTCCTCACTTGGACATGTTGTTCTTAATGGGTTGATATTTTCTATCACTGAGGTGTCACACATTGTATATAGTTTTATCTTCAGCAGGACCTAATTTTAAAAGGCAGGACTTTTGGGGACATTTGTTGACCAGATGGAGACTAAATTGTGGCCTGTTAGCTCAGTTGGTCAGAGCGTGGTGCTAATAACGCCAAGGTCATGGGTTCGACCCCCATATGGGCCACTGCTCTTCCTTATGAGTGCTCCAGATCTGTAATGTTGCCAAAGTCCTCACTTGGACATGTTGTTCTTAATGGGTTGATATTTTCTATCACTGAGGTGTCACACATTGTATATAGTTTTATCTTCAGCAGGACCTAATTTTAAAAGGCAGGACTTTTGGGGACATTTGTTGACCAGATGGAGACTAAATTGTGGCCTGTTAGCTCAGTTGGTCAGAGCGTGGTGCTAATAACGCCAAGGTCATGGGTTCGACCCCCATATGGGCCACTGCTCTTCCTTATGAGTGCTCCAGATCTGTAATGTTGCCAAAGTCCTCACTTGGACATGTTGTTCTTAATGGGTTGATATTTTCTATCACTGAGGTGTCCCACATTGTATATGGTTTTATCTTCAGCAGGACCTAATTTTAAAAGGCAGGACTTTTGGGGACATTTGTTGACCAGATGCAGACTAAACTGTGGCCTGTTAGCTCAGTTGGTCAGAGCGTGGTGCTAATAACGCCAAGGTCATGGGTTCGACCCCCATACGGGCCACTGTCCTTCCTTATGAGTGCTCCAGATCTGTAATGTTGCCAAAGTCCTCACTTGGACATGTTGTTCTTAATGGGTTGATATTTTCCATCACTGAGGTGTCACACATTGTATATGGTTTTATCTTCAGCAggacttaatttttttaaaaggcaGGACTTTTGGGGACATTTGTTGACCAGATGCAACCAAAACTGCGGCCTGTTAGCTCAGTTGGTTAGAGCGTGGTGCTAATAACGCTAAGGTCGTGGGTTCGACCCCCATACAGACCACTGCCCTTCCTTATGAGTGCTCCAGATCTGTAATGTTGCCAAAGTGCTCACTTGGACATATTGTTCTTAATGGGTTGATATTTTCCAAAGCCTAACCCCCTAACACTTCACAGGGTAATAGTGTTTGATGGATATAGTATAAGCGTTTTTTTAACTTCATATGAACTCCATATAAACAATCATTAAACATTGCATCTTAAAGTCTGAGAGCTGTAACAACACAGAGTAGAACACATGAAGCACACCAATGATGTCAAGGAACCCACATGACATAATCCCCCTTCATCAGTATGTGTTGATGTGTGAATACACCTGAAGCATGAAGCCGGGCAATGTGTTTGTTCTCCAGCACAGTATAGTTGAGTTTGTTTGAGTGGATCAGGACCAGATCGGTTTCTATTGCACACTCAAACTCCACAGTAGATGTGCCTGATGGGAAAAGACATCGCATGTTTTAGTATATATTGACACTGTTGGAGCTAGCATCTTTCTCAGAAGGGACTATGGAGGAGCCGAAGACGTCTCAATCCTTCAGatttgacttcaaccagtaggtgtcggtaatgcgattGAACacttggcggtgtacctaacagtgtgtccaagtgacgtcacagctcaaacagccaatcaggaggtgggggtgagggcgggtgtggcactttcacttaagctttttccctattggCCTGTTATGCAAATCACTAGTACAAA harbors:
- the LOC125970476 gene encoding aminopeptidase N-like, which gives rise to MEKRRRRVSKFCILCVLLTFVSLATIITLWTIALTGGDEGDHVVAPWDRYRLPTSLIPLSYNITLWPRLSPDPDSGLFIFTGTSTVEFECAIETDLVLIHSNKLNYTVLENKHIARLHASGNGYVPSIRSTWLQPKTQYMVVQLNDILTKDETYLLHTEFTGELADDLAGLYRSEYVEDGARRIIASSQMHPTHARKTFPCFDEPAMKAVFNITLIHPPQTVALSNGNETEAVNTTIDGIAVTRTRFEPTKKMSTYLLAIVISDYTHVNSVQDDILLRVWARRKSMEQGQGNYALNVTGPVLEFLQFYYNISYPLRKLDQIALPDFYYGAMENWGLVTYRETKLLYSPLTSSGQNKQSTATIIAHELAHMWFGNLVTLRWWNEVWLNEGFASYVSYLAADYYEPTWGLKDQIILKETHRAFAVDALTSSHPLSSKEDSILLPEHISQQFDTISYSKGAAVLRMLSSFLSEPVFVQGLNKYLSHFAYSNTIGNDLWHNLQMAVKANDIYLPRQVHDIMNRWILQMGFPVVTIDTSTGQVSQKHFLLDAQTNRSLQSPYNYEWLIPIQWMKSGEVQRDTWWLLKKTAVNMKMKSDGLWILANINVTGYYRVNYDLGNWERLFSQLINDHQVIPLTNRAQLVDDAFNLARAGLVSASLALRTTSYLYAETEYIPWQTALNNFHYYYLMLDQTEVYHPMQEYMKKLVTPLYLYFKNMTSDWIQIPQRHTDQYNQVNAIQMACQTGITQCQKLTSTWFEQWMQNPQHNSIQPHLRDAVYCSAIASGDEAEWEFGWAQFKNASVASEANKLMSALACSSNTQLLERYLSYTLMPDMIRKQDAATVIGAVASNRLGQELAWNFVRLQWDFMFNEYGGGSFNFASIIDDVTARFSTPVHLQQLEDFVTEHHATGFGSATMAVEQAVERTRANIKWLEQNKQEILHWFTSQRDQ